GAAACTATCCTGCGCTGGAACATTCCGCGTGACGAAGGCCGTTTCGGTAACGCCAAGCTCTTCTCCAACATTGCCGAAGCCAACTGGTACATCACCTTCGCCGCCAGCGGCTGGCCTTACTTCAACCATGGCCGCGGCGGTGCTGCCCAGCCGTTCCAGGTGTCCATCACTTCGGAAGCCGCTACCCGTTTCGGTAACTACTACAGCCCGGTACTGCCTAAAATCAAGTTAGGTTACAGCTGTTTAGCCAAAGGCACTATGATCACTATGGCCGACGGCTCGCAGCGTCCTATCGAGAAGATTTTAGCCGGCGACATGGTTAAAGGCGCGGTAGCCAACAACCCGGCCACGGCCCAGCCCATGAAGGTAGCGGACGTGTCTATCGGTATCGAAGCGCTGCAAATGGTACGCATCACCCAGGCCAACGGCCAGGAGCTGCTGGTGACCGAAACCCACCCGGTATCGACCTCCAACAAAGGCATCGTCTGGGCGAAAGAACTTGAAGAAGGCGACCGCGTGCTGACCGAAACCGGCTCACAGCTGATCACTACTGTCGAAAGAGAGAAGTACAACGACAAGGTTTACAACCTCAAGCTTGAGCCGATGGCAGGCGCCAATATCGCCGAAGGCAGCTACTTAGGCATGTTTGCCGGCAATACCCTGCTCGGCGACCTGAGCACGCAGGACGAGCACAACTACAAAGATCAGTATATCCGTGAAAGCTCTGAAGAAATCCTTCAGCGTCTTGATGAAAAATGGAAAACTGACTACATCAACAGCCTTAAATAGCAACCTTCCCATATAAATTCAATAGTTATCAAAGAGTAGCGTTGCTTGCAGCGCTACCCTTTTTCACCCTGAATTTATGCGGACCATCATAAAAAAGGAACCTATTATGATATTTAAACTTAAGCCTCTGGCCAAAACCTGTTGCGCCATCGGCATATCGGTACTTTCCAGCCAGGCCCTTGCCGTACAAGAACAGGCCAGGGAAACCCAGAACATCTCGCCCTTTTCTGAAATTCCCGGACCGGAAAACGACACAGTGACCTTAGGCACCGCCTACCACAGCGAAAAGGGCGGTTTTTACGCCCTGCAAAGCGTACTGGGCACAGTGGATGAAACCTACGGCAATACCGAGCTGGACTTCGTTGTCGGCGTCGACATGAGCTACAACCAGCTGGCCACTATGCTCGACGGTAACCTCGGCGCCCAACTGGATGTGCCTGCGGTCAAAGTAGGTGTCGGCGCCAGTTACGCCAAGCAAAATGCCGCCGACAACTATACCGGTACCTATACCCTGTTCTTGTCCCTCAAGCCCAAGAAAAAAATGCTGGTGCCCAGCGGCGACACCGGCTACCAGCCAAGCCAGGCGGCCGTGGATATCGCCACCGCCAACCCCGGGGATAAGTTTGAAGGCGTGGGCAACGAATTTGTTTCCGCCATCGAATACGGCTCCCAGGTGATGATCAACCTCAAGTTCGAGTACAAGAACGACGAAGACAAGGTCAAATGGGGCGGCCAGCTGGATGTCGACTGGGTCGGCAAGGTCAGTGTCAGCGGCCAGCTGCAAAAAGTCGATAACGATGTTAAACGCAATATCAAGGTCACGGTTTCCGCCACGCAAATGGGCGGCGATCCCAACCGTTTGCTGACGGTGATCCCGGATCAGCTGGTCAGCTGTACCATGGAAAACCCGACCCCCTGTTTCGATATTTTCGAAAACGCCATCAACTATATCAAAACCGACTATATCAACCAGTTTGACAACCTGGACAAGTACAATGTTTCCAAGGTATACACCAACCAGTACCGCAAATCCGGCCCCGGCCTGAATGCCCTGGTACCCGACGATTTATACCCGACGAAAACCATCCTCACCAAGCTGGCGACTAAAAACATGAGCGAAGACTGGGTGACCGCCATCATGGATCACCGCCGTGCTGACAACCTGCTCAACTATTATGCCACTGAACTGTCCAGTGCCCATAAAACCACTTTGGAAGAAATACGCCAAAACGCCCTGTTCAACTCCTTCATCCTGGCGGACTCGGTATCTTACTGTAACCGCAATCCCATCGGCGACTACTGCCGCGACCGGGAGCTGGAAACCCGGGGCAGAGTCACAGCATATGACCGCAAATGGCTTGAATTATAAGGATATAAGACAATGTTAAAAACACTACTTACGGGTACCGCCCTGGCAGTACTTTCTTCGGTTTATGCCCCGGCGGCCATGGCCGAATCGACGGTTTTTGAGTCTAAAGACATACTGACCCCGGCAGAAGCTCTGGGCCGCTACCAGTGGCTGGAAAAATGCTATTCCGGGTTGCTGCTGGAAGTCGCGGACAATATTTTCGATCCCACCACGCCTGTGTCCAACGAGCAAAAACTGGCGGATCTGAAAAACGTTTTCCTCTATAAAGACGGCAACTTAAGAAGCGATGCCAAATACCTGACCTTCGGCGATGAAAACAACGCCAACCCCAAGCGCTGGTACGGCGGCACCAGTTTGAACGACAGCTGTAACCAGATCCCGTCGGATTATTCCGTCAGTGCCCTGCTGGTCACGCCGTCCATCAACCAGTACTGCACCACCCAGGCCAGAACCAAGGATTATGAGTTTATCAGGGAAGTCACCTTCTCGGATCTCACCAATACCTCGGGGGCTGAGTTCTACAGCAACTTTGTCGGCCAGGCGGCGCGTATCTACAAAGACCGCGATTACCAGCTGACCCTGACCCCGGGCTTTACCGGCGCCGACACCTACCCGGAAACCTGGCATGTGTTTATCGACTGGAACCAGGACGGCGACTTTAAAGATGCCAGCGAAGCCTATAACGCCGGCGTATCCAACCAGGCGGTTACCATGAATGTCACGCCGCCGGCGGGCACCCTATCCGGCCTGACCAAGATGCGTATTACCATGGATTATTTGGGCGGGAACTCTGACGCATGTAAAGAGATTGATTCCGGCGAAGTCGAAGATTATCTGATCTACATTAAATAAGCAGGTGCAACCATGAAATCAAATTTATTACCCATAAGTGCATTAATGGCCGCCGGCATTTGCTTTTCCGGACAGGCGATCGAAAAAACGGATATGAAAGTCATGGCCAAGGCGCAGGATGTTGCCGCCAACGCCGGTTTTCAAAGCGAAATCACCGGCCTGATGAATGACCATGTCATCCTTGGCACCGCCTACAACAGCGACAGGATGGAGATTTTAAATGTCCAGCCGGTTGCCGGTAAGGTGGTGGAAACCTTAGGTAATACCCAGGTACAGTTTGAGCTGATCAACAATGCGTCCTACGACGAAGTGCTGCGCCAGCTCAACGGTAATGTCGATGTCGGCGTTTCCTTCCCTGTGGTGCGGGTTAACGCCGGCGGACATATCGCCAAGGAAATGTCTTCCACCGAGTTTTCCAATACCTATACCTTCCAGGCGGCGTTGACGCCGAAAAAGCGGGTATTAAAACCCCTGGATGAAAATATCGGCTTTACCCTGAGCCCGGTGGGCAATACCTTAGCCAACCAGTACCAGGGACAGCTGATGAACCTGGCGGGTGACTCCTTTATCACCGAAATCGAATACGGCGCCCAACTGCTGGTCAACATGAAAATCGAATACCTGAGCGAGCAACATAAAAGCGATATCGGCGGTTACCTCGGGGTCAGCTACGGCGCCGGTAATATCGGCATCAGTGTTGACGGCAAGCTCAACTATATCGACGAAGACTTGAAAAAAAGCGTGCGCATCACGGTGCGCGCCCTGCAAAAAGGCGGTGATCCCAAGCAGCTGCTGAACGTGATCCCCAACAACATCATTTCCTGCTCGCTCGATAACTACGAGCCTTGCTTTACCATGTTCGAGCAGGCGGTGAACTATGCCAAAGACGATTTCGGCAACCAGTTCAATGCCCTGTCCGACTACAACGTGGTGCGTTATAAAGCCGTGCCTTACGGCGTAAGCTCCATTGACGTGCGCAAGCTGGACTCGGAAGATCAGGAAATCCGCTTTGAAACCACCTACCGCACCCTCTGGCTTGAAGACCAGTTCAAAAAATCCGTCAGCCACGAGCACAGGGCCCGTTCGGTACTGGCCAAGTACTCCAGCTGGATGACGGACGAGCAAAAAGCCAAGGCGGAAGCAGTGAAAGAAGCGGCCTACAACAACGCCTGGGTTTATAACGAATACGCCCTGATGTGCCGGGACAACCCCTACGGCACCGCCTGCGCCGACAACTGGGATAACTATCTCAATACCTGCGGTGCCAGCGGCGTGGACTGTATCGCGAACTATACCTTAAGCGACCTCAATGTCGAAGCCGGCAACCTCACCAAGTTCTTCCAGTGTGAAGGCGCCCGTGAAGCCACTGCCAACTTCGGCGTCGAAGACAACAGCGTGTCTTTAGGCTACCGCAACCTCGGTTGGGCGCCGGCTTTTGTTGATGCCGACGAGCCGGTTACCGGCGTGATGGCCTGGCTGCCATGCGGCCAGGTACTTTCAAGCTACGGCTCCGCTTTCACCGAGTAAAGTTAACTTGTTGAAGTTAATGAAATATTTTTAGGGCGCCTGGCGCCCTTTTTTATTTTCAGCGCAAAATAGTGCTTTGCCTTATTCGGGATAAATCGGGCAAAGCGCAGCAAAAGCGCTTAATAAAGGACAGATAAAATGAAAAAATCACTACTTTTCATGCTCTTACTATTTTCGTTTCACGGCTATGCCAATACCTACTACTCCCTGGGCACAGACAAGGAAGTGCTCGGCGCAGGGTTTGAAGAATCCCTGACCATGCCGCTGGACAACTGCCTCGACGGCGACTGGGTCTACCAGGGCGGCAGCCAGGGCCAGCTCAGCTATCAGGGCGGCTACGAGTCGGATACCATGATCAACACCATAGCCGGCAGCGTCAAAGGCGGCGTGAACCTGGTGATTTTCGGCGGTTCGGTAAAGTTTTCCATGCGCCGCAAAGTCACCAAAAACAGCAGCAGCGCCGCTTCGGTAATAGAGCTGAACTATAACAAGGGCAGCTATAACTTTGAAAACCGCAAAACTAAAGATGAAGTCACTAACCTGCTGGCAACAGACCCGGTGGCGGCCAGAAACAAATGCGGCGACAGTTTTATCCATAATGTCCAGCTGGGTTCCAATTTATATGTTACCGCGAAAATACACTTTAACAGCCGCAGCGAATACGAATGGTACCAGACCAAGATCAAGGTTAAATTCCTGTTCTTCAGTAAAACCTTCACCAAAACTAAGGAATTCTATGACGCAACAAAAAATGCCGTCTACAGCATACAGGTCAATACCGACGGCGGCATGACCCCGAAACTGGCGCAACTGACCCAGGGCGGCACCACCAAATACTGTAAAACCGACAATATGGACGCCTGTATCGACTACGCCGAAAGTATTTTTAACTACCTGCTCGACGGCGGCGACTACACCACAGACCTGACCGACGATTACTTAAAGCCGATCAAGTTCGACACCGCCAGCTATGAAAAATCCGGCCATTACGACCTGGCCTACGCCGGCGCCTCAAGCTACAGCCAGCGCTACCGGGAGCTGTCCGAGCGGCTGCGGGTTTACCAGGATTTTGTTAATGACGAGATAGAAAACATCAATGCCTTTTTGGCGGTCGCCGAAACCGATGAGCAAAAAGCCCCGCTGATCACCCGGCTGGCAGAGCGCGAGCAGCAAAAAATCAGTTTAAGTGACGCCGGGGACTATTGTTATACCCTGCCCGGCACCAGCTTATGCGAGCAGCGTATTGAAGCGGCCATTGCCACCGTCAATTAAAAAACAGGAAGGATAAAGGCAGAACCGGTTTTTAATCCGACGCGCAGATAAAGCAGCCGTGCCCAAAGGCAGGCACAGCTGCTTAACTTTTTATTTCCCAATTACTCCTTACTTGTCCGGCTTACGTCAGCCGGTTGAGGTGTGAGGCTGATTTCCCCCTGATTGACAACAGCGAGAACTTTTTGTCCTATGGCAAAACCGGCCAGCCTGAGCCACTTGCCCCTGAGTACAACACAAGGTTCAACATGAACAGGTACATAGTTAATGCCTATGCCGCGGGTTTTCGATGACGACTCCCGGGTGGTTTCCAATACGGTAAGTCGTCGATAAATGGGATATTTTCCTTTTGCCGAGTTAAACTCTGACATATGATGATAATCAGCCATTACGTACTCCTTTTAAGTGCGTGGTGGTTAGCAACCTCTGAGTGTGTCGGCACTTAGGGGTTGCGCCTTTAGTTACTGCTATTTTTGCTGCGCGATAACAACACGGCTAACGGCCGTTAGGGCAGCAATTTATCGATAGAAAGTACGGAAGTGTTTACTCTCCTTATATAGTGGGATCGCACTATTAATAAAGACCAAAATAGCGATAAAGTCAGGTTACTGTGATATTTAATTTTTAGCCGTTTTTTGCATACTGTACACTTTGCTGTACGCTGTCATATCCATATAATCGCAAGCTAT
This genomic window from Thalassomonas viridans contains:
- a CDS encoding GEVED domain-containing protein, whose amino-acid sequence is MLKTLLTGTALAVLSSVYAPAAMAESTVFESKDILTPAEALGRYQWLEKCYSGLLLEVADNIFDPTTPVSNEQKLADLKNVFLYKDGNLRSDAKYLTFGDENNANPKRWYGGTSLNDSCNQIPSDYSVSALLVTPSINQYCTTQARTKDYEFIREVTFSDLTNTSGAEFYSNFVGQAARIYKDRDYQLTLTPGFTGADTYPETWHVFIDWNQDGDFKDASEAYNAGVSNQAVTMNVTPPAGTLSGLTKMRITMDYLGGNSDACKEIDSGEVEDYLIYIK
- a CDS encoding SymE family type I addiction module toxin, whose protein sequence is MADYHHMSEFNSAKGKYPIYRRLTVLETTRESSSKTRGIGINYVPVHVEPCVVLRGKWLRLAGFAIGQKVLAVVNQGEISLTPQPADVSRTSKE